A genomic window from Lotus japonicus ecotype B-129 chromosome 1, LjGifu_v1.2 includes:
- the LOC130730571 gene encoding auxin-induced protein AUX28-like encodes MELGSLIINNNKEIKMGFHETELRLGIGLPAAANNIEEVVRKRGFSETESETDTVDLMLNLSSKEPTSAGADPSQKPKTNLQKEKTLLPADPAKPPAKAQVVGWPPVRSFRKNMLAVQKSVGEESGGEKSNNGGGGGGASFVKVSMDGAPYLRKVDLKMYKSYRDLSDSLAKMFSSFTIGTCESQGMKDFMNESKLMDLLNSSDYVPTYEDKDGDWMLVGDVPWEMFVESCKRLRIMKGKEAIGLAPRAMEKCKNRS; translated from the exons ATGGAGCTTGGTAGtctcatcatcaacaacaacaaggaGATCAAGATGGGGTTTCATGAAACTGAGCTCAGGCTTGGAATTGGATTGCCTGCTGCAGcaaataatattgaagaagTTGTGAGGAAGAGAGGCTTCTCTGAGACTGAATCTGAGACTGACACAGTGGATTTGATGCTCAATCTCTCCTCTAAGGAACCAACTTCAGCTGGGGCAGATCCAAGTCAGAAACCCAAGACTAATCTGCAGAAAGAGAAGACACTTTTGCCTGCAGATCCTGCCAAGCCTCCAGCCAA GGCGCAAGTGGTGGGTTGGCCACCTGTGCGGTCGTTCCGGAAGAACATGTTAGCTGTGCAAAAGAGCGTTGGAGAGGAGAGTGGTGGTGAGAAGAGCAATaatggtggcggcggcggcggtgcgAGCTTTGTCAAGGTGAGCATGGATGGAGCACCTTACCTTCGCAAAGTGGACTTGAAGATGTACAAGAGTTACAGAGACCTTTCTGATTCCTTGGCCAAAatgttcagctccttcaccattg GCACTTGCGAGTCGCAAGGGATGAAGGATTTCATGAATGAGAGTAAGCTGATGGATCTATTGAACAGCTCTGATTATGTCCCAACCTATGAAGACAAGGATGGTGACTGGATGCTTGTCGGTGATGTCCCATGGGA GATGTTTGTTGAATCATGCAAGCGTTTGCGTATCATGAAAGGAAAGGAAGCCATTGGTCTTG CACCAAGAGCCATGGAGAAATGCAAGAACAGGAGCTAG